In one window of Mytilus trossulus isolate FHL-02 chromosome 7, PNRI_Mtr1.1.1.hap1, whole genome shotgun sequence DNA:
- the LOC134725889 gene encoding uncharacterized protein LOC134725889 isoform X2 — MERNSKGCREICRRTFRGCLRIPGCKTICFKCILPPCCSSDSDDEKDEKDDEGYDSYGITASQNHLPEPHHLIAKPPTEKDVECHDYVNESELELSTSHVETKLAEVMYVAMNDASDDEDKMASKSSGQYSVVVDTNTCNNNRHDYVNESVLFAKSDRERGQDASFQRNGDLSVHTDFGNDCINGCREIFKQNAQQVTDSVVVKEYETRSLESKVADAVSNQQTLILLETDL; from the exons ATGGAAAGGAATAGTAAAGG TTGCAGAGAAATATGCCGTAGGACTTTTCGCGGATGTCTCCGAATTCCAGGTTGTAAGACAATATGTTTTAAGTGTATTCTACCGCCATGTTGTTCTAGCGATAGTGACGATGAAAAGGATGAAAAAGACGATGAAGGATATGATAGTTATGGAATAACAGCATCTCAAAACCATTTACCCGAACCACATCATTTGATAGCAAAACCTCCAACTGAAAAAGACGTTGAATGTCATGATTACGTTAACGAATCCGAACTCGAACTATCAACTAGCCACGTTGAAACTAAACTAGCAGAAGTCATGTATGTTGCTATGAATGACGCTTCAGATGATGAAGACAAGATGGCGTCCAAGTCGTCAGGTCAATATTCGGTAGTTGTTGATACCAACACGTGTAATAACAATCGACACGATTATGTGAATGAAAGCGTTTTGTTTGCTAAATCAGACAGAGAACGTGGTCAGGACGCTTCGTTTCAAAGGAACGGGGACCTGTCAGTTCATACAGACTTTGGAAACGATTGCATCAATGGATGCAGAgagatatttaaacaaaatgcacaGCAGGTTACGGACAGTGTAGTTGTTAAGGAATACGAAACAAGATCATTAGAAAGTAAAGTTGCAGATGCAGTTTCCAACCAACAGACGTTAATTCTTCTGGAAACTGATTTGTGA
- the LOC134725889 gene encoding uncharacterized protein LOC134725889 isoform X3: protein MSCREICRRTFRGCLRIPGCKTICFKCILPPCCSSDSDDEKDEKDDEGYDSYGITASQNHLPEPHHLIAKPPTEKDVECHDYVNESELELSTSHVETKLAEVMYVAMNDASDDEDKMASKSSGQYSVVVDTNTCNNNRHDYVNESVLFAKSDRERGQDASFQRNGDLSVHTDFGNDCINGCREIFKQNAQQVTDSVVVKEYETRSLESKVADAVSNQQTLILLETDL, encoded by the coding sequence TTGCAGAGAAATATGCCGTAGGACTTTTCGCGGATGTCTCCGAATTCCAGGTTGTAAGACAATATGTTTTAAGTGTATTCTACCGCCATGTTGTTCTAGCGATAGTGACGATGAAAAGGATGAAAAAGACGATGAAGGATATGATAGTTATGGAATAACAGCATCTCAAAACCATTTACCCGAACCACATCATTTGATAGCAAAACCTCCAACTGAAAAAGACGTTGAATGTCATGATTACGTTAACGAATCCGAACTCGAACTATCAACTAGCCACGTTGAAACTAAACTAGCAGAAGTCATGTATGTTGCTATGAATGACGCTTCAGATGATGAAGACAAGATGGCGTCCAAGTCGTCAGGTCAATATTCGGTAGTTGTTGATACCAACACGTGTAATAACAATCGACACGATTATGTGAATGAAAGCGTTTTGTTTGCTAAATCAGACAGAGAACGTGGTCAGGACGCTTCGTTTCAAAGGAACGGGGACCTGTCAGTTCATACAGACTTTGGAAACGATTGCATCAATGGATGCAGAgagatatttaaacaaaatgcacaGCAGGTTACGGACAGTGTAGTTGTTAAGGAATACGAAACAAGATCATTAGAAAGTAAAGTTGCAGATGCAGTTTCCAACCAACAGACGTTAATTCTTCTGGAAACTGATTTGTGA